The genomic region CCGGTCGGGCGCGGGGCCGGGCGGTGCCGGGACCTCCCTGGTCTCGGCGGGCGGGACGGGAGCAGGTGTCTCGGTCGACATGGCCCCACGCTACTGGGCGGGGAGGGGTGAGGGGGTCAGTCCTTGGAGACGGGGATCCTCGACGTCGTGGTCGTGGGGTGCGAGGCCAGCCCGCCGTGGTCGAACTTCTGGCCGGTGGCCAGGCCGCCGACGTAGAAGGCCACGAGCGCGATCATGATGCCGGCCAGGTCGTCGGCCACGTAGTGCCAGCCGAAGTAGAGGGTGGCCACGACGGTGATGGCGAAGTTGACCCAGAAGACGATCTTGAGCACCTTCGAGCGCAGCGTGTACTGCACCAGCAGCGCCACCAGCAGCGTGATCGCGGTGTGCAGGCTGGCGAACCCGGCGACCGACTGCACCTGGCCGGTCAGCCCGCCGAGGATCACGCCCTGCCGCGAGGAGACCAGCGAGTCCATCAGGTCGTTGGTGGGGGTCTGGGCCAGGTCGGCGTAGAGCGAGACGTACTCCAGGCCGGGGCCCAGCGTCGGCAGCGCGTAGTAGGAGAGGGTGCCGAGGCTCCAGGCGATGCACTGCGAGGTCACGAACCAGTAGCCGTAGGACATGTTGCGCGACCACACCAGCCAGGCCGTCAGCGCCAGCGGCACCAGCGGCAGGAACCACAGGTAGATGTAGGACAGCAGGTAGGCCACCACGTCGGTGCCCAGCAGCCCGTGCAGCACGATCGCCGGGTCGTTGCCGAAGAACAGCGCCCGGTCGAGCAGGTGCAGCTCGCGGTCGTACTTCGTCTCGATCATGAACGGCAGGAACGACTTGAGGTTGCGGTAGCAGACGTAGGTCACGTAGAAGCTGACGATGCCCAGCACCACCAGCGTGAGCCGCTCCCGGTTCCAGTGCGAGCGCAGCCGCTCGCGCGCCACCTGCACCATCGCCACGGGGTGTCCCTTGCCGAACCACAGCGAGCGCGGCAGCAGGTCGAGCAGCAGCGCCCCGGTCAGCAGCAGCGGCAGCCGCAGCCACGACGGGCCCAGGAAGCTGCCCTCGGGGTCGACCAGCCGCTTGTCGAGGATCAGCGCGGTGATGATGGCCCACAGGCCCATGGCGAGGGCGGTGCCCACGAGGAGGGCATAGGCGCGGCGGTACACGGGGTCGGAGTCTAGTGAACGGGGCTCACGCGCCGTCCGGCGCGCCGGGCAGCGCCTCGGGCAGCGCCTCGGGCAGCCCCTCGGGCAGCACCGCCGTGCGGGTCGCGTCGACCCGCAGCCGCACCCGGTCGCCGGGACCCAGGCGCCGGTCGAGACCGGCCACGGCGTCGCACTCGCCCACCTCGTCGACGTCGACGACCAGGCGCTGCAGCTCGGGCGTGGCGCGCAGCGAGCGCAGCGTCCCGGCCAGCCGCCCGTCGCCCGCCACCTGCAGCGCCGAGCGGCGTACGGCGACCGCGACGGCACGCTGCTCGTCACCGGGGCGCTGGTCGGCGGCCGCCAGCACCCGCCGGGCGGGCGCGCCCTCGAGCACGCGCGCGTAGCCCAGGAAGAGCGCGGTGGCGGTGTCGACCGGCGCGCGCCAGACCTCCTCGATGCCGCCCTCCTGCACCAGGTGGCCGGCGCGCATCACCGCGAGCCGGTCGGCGACGGTGAAGGCCTCGTCGTGGTCGTGGGTGACCATCAGCGCGGTGGTGCCGGCGCGGCGCAGGATGTCGCGCAGGTCGCCGGCCAGCCGCTCGCGCAGCCCCGCGTCGAGGGCCGAGAGCGGCTCGTCGAGCAGCAGCAGCCGGGGCTGCACGGCCAGCGCCCGGGCCAGCGCGACCCGCTGCCGCTCGCCGCCCGAGAGGGTCGCGGGCAGCCGGTCGGCGTACCCCTCGAGCCCGACGAGCTCGAGCAGCTCCTCGACGCGCTGCGCGGCGCCCGGCGTGCGGCGCAGGCGCAGCGCGTAGCCCACGTTGCGCCCGACGCTGAGGTGGCCGAAGAGCTGGCCGTCCTGGAACATCAGCGCGAAGCCGCGCTTGTGGGTGGGCACCCGGGCCAGGTCGTGGCCGTCCCAACGGATCGACCCGCTGCTCGGCTCGAGCCCGGCGACCGCGCGCAGCAGGGTCGACTTGCCGCAGCCCGAGGGGCCCAGCACCGCCAGCACCTGACCGTCGGGCAGGTCGAGGGAGACCCCGCGCACCGCGGGCACCCCGTCGTAGGAGACGTCGACGTCGGTCAGGGACAGCATCAGAAGGCTCCTAGGGAGGGCACGCGCAGCCGCTCGACGGCGAGCACGACGACCGCGGTGGTGGCGGCCAGCACCACCGAGGCGGCCAGGGCGGTGCCGTAGCTGAGCTCGCCGGGGCGGCCGATGAGCCGGAAGATCAGCACCGGCAGCGTGGGGTCGGAGGGGCGGGCCAGGAAGGAGGTGGCGCCGAACTCGCCCAGCGAGATCGCGAACGCGAAGCCGGAGGCGGCCAGCAGCGGGCGCCACACCACCGGCAGGTCGGCGGTGGCCATGGCGCGCAGCGGGCCGGCGCCCAGGGAGGCCGCGGCCTGGCGCTGCCGGTCGTCGACGCCGGCCAGCACCGGCACCAGGGTGCGCACCACCAGCGGCATCGCCACCAGCGCCTGGGCCAGCGGCACCAGCACCGG from Nocardioides salarius harbors:
- a CDS encoding ABC transporter ATP-binding protein; the encoded protein is MLSLTDVDVSYDGVPAVRGVSLDLPDGQVLAVLGPSGCGKSTLLRAVAGLEPSSGSIRWDGHDLARVPTHKRGFALMFQDGQLFGHLSVGRNVGYALRLRRTPGAAQRVEELLELVGLEGYADRLPATLSGGERQRVALARALAVQPRLLLLDEPLSALDAGLRERLAGDLRDILRRAGTTALMVTHDHDEAFTVADRLAVMRAGHLVQEGGIEEVWRAPVDTATALFLGYARVLEGAPARRVLAAADQRPGDEQRAVAVAVRRSALQVAGDGRLAGTLRSLRATPELQRLVVDVDEVGECDAVAGLDRRLGPGDRVRLRVDATRTAVLPEGLPEALPEALPGAPDGA
- a CDS encoding phosphatase PAP2 family protein, producing the protein MYRRAYALLVGTALAMGLWAIITALILDKRLVDPEGSFLGPSWLRLPLLLTGALLLDLLPRSLWFGKGHPVAMVQVARERLRSHWNRERLTLVVLGIVSFYVTYVCYRNLKSFLPFMIETKYDRELHLLDRALFFGNDPAIVLHGLLGTDVVAYLLSYIYLWFLPLVPLALTAWLVWSRNMSYGYWFVTSQCIAWSLGTLSYYALPTLGPGLEYVSLYADLAQTPTNDLMDSLVSSRQGVILGGLTGQVQSVAGFASLHTAITLLVALLVQYTLRSKVLKIVFWVNFAITVVATLYFGWHYVADDLAGIMIALVAFYVGGLATGQKFDHGGLASHPTTTTSRIPVSKD